From the Alloalcanivorax dieselolei B5 genome, one window contains:
- a CDS encoding glutathione S-transferase N-terminal domain-containing protein, whose product MLDLYYWPTPNGWKITIMLEECGLPYRIVPVNIGAGEQFDPAFLALSPNGRMPALVDHAPEDGGEPVSLFESGAILEYLAEKSGGFLPTDLRGRYRVKQWLMWQMGGLGPMLGQNGHFLLYAPEKVPYAIDRYGREARRLYGVLDQTLADAPCVAGDYSIADMAIFPWVMTHKAQGITLDDFPHVARWFSQLRSREALQKGLAVGKALRQSTMSDDAKRVLFGQNQTATNE is encoded by the coding sequence GTGCTTGATCTGTACTACTGGCCCACCCCCAATGGCTGGAAAATCACCATCATGCTGGAGGAGTGCGGACTGCCCTACCGCATCGTGCCGGTCAATATCGGCGCGGGAGAGCAATTCGATCCCGCGTTTCTCGCCCTCAGCCCCAATGGCCGGATGCCGGCGCTGGTGGATCACGCTCCGGAGGATGGCGGCGAACCGGTTTCCCTTTTCGAAAGCGGAGCCATCCTGGAGTATCTGGCCGAGAAGAGCGGCGGCTTCCTGCCCACGGACCTGCGTGGACGCTATCGGGTCAAGCAGTGGCTGATGTGGCAAATGGGCGGTTTGGGCCCGATGCTGGGTCAAAACGGCCATTTTCTGTTATACGCACCGGAAAAAGTTCCCTATGCCATTGACCGCTACGGCCGCGAAGCCCGGCGCCTCTACGGCGTGCTGGATCAGACCCTTGCTGACGCCCCTTGCGTGGCCGGGGACTATTCCATCGCCGACATGGCCATCTTCCCCTGGGTGATGACCCACAAGGCCCAAGGCATCACACTGGACGACTTTCCCCACGTAGCACGCTGGTTCTCGCAATTGCGGAGCCGCGAAGCTCTGCAAAAAGGCCTGGCGGTGGGCAAGGCGTTGCGCCAGAGCACCATGTCCGACGACGCCAAACGAGTCCTGTTCGGCCAGAACCAAACCGCGACCAACGAATAA
- a CDS encoding TetR/AcrR family transcriptional regulator produces MRAKLLAVTEQLIYSGGIHATGMDRIVRESGVARKSIYRYFPTKEALVAEALRERDERWMRWLISECEAVPPGPPRLQAIFDALASWFARDDFNGCAFINAAGEVAAGPIHDVARAHKQRLRDYLCSVLAECSVADVETVAADLSILIDGAITSARVGGDSRAAERAARMARLLIQDSDVL; encoded by the coding sequence GTGAGAGCAAAGCTGCTCGCTGTCACCGAACAGCTGATCTATAGCGGCGGAATTCACGCCACTGGCATGGATCGCATCGTTCGTGAATCCGGCGTGGCCAGGAAAAGCATTTACCGGTACTTCCCCACCAAGGAAGCTTTGGTGGCGGAGGCGCTGCGTGAGCGGGACGAGCGTTGGATGCGCTGGCTCATCTCGGAATGCGAAGCGGTACCGCCGGGGCCGCCGCGTTTGCAGGCGATCTTCGATGCGTTGGCGAGCTGGTTCGCCCGGGATGATTTCAATGGCTGTGCTTTTATTAACGCCGCCGGCGAAGTCGCCGCCGGCCCCATTCATGACGTGGCTCGGGCCCACAAGCAGCGATTGCGGGATTATCTTTGTTCGGTGCTGGCGGAATGCAGTGTGGCCGATGTGGAAACCGTGGCGGCGGATCTCTCGATTCTGATCGACGGCGCGATCACCAGCGCCCGCGTCGGAGGCGATTCCCGGGCGGCGGAGCGGGCCGCGCGCATGGCGCGCCTCCTGATTCAGGACAGCGACGTTTTATAA
- a CDS encoding 2-hydroxychromene-2-carboxylate isomerase gives MIEFYFDCSSPWTYLGFESIQKIAEDTGTSIEWKPILVGGIFNTINPSVYASREKPVPQKASYMRKDLQDWARYQGLEINWPEVFPVNSVKAMRGCLWLAPQGKLVPFARAMFQSYWRDGKDIAQDDPLIPILDQLGVDRDAFFAGIKEPGIKDQLRENTEAVMRRGGFGSPTIFVDGDDMYFGNDRMPLIQAAIERRQGR, from the coding sequence ATGATCGAGTTTTACTTCGACTGCTCCAGCCCCTGGACTTACCTGGGCTTCGAGAGCATTCAGAAAATCGCCGAGGACACCGGCACCAGCATCGAATGGAAACCCATACTGGTGGGCGGCATCTTCAATACCATCAATCCGTCCGTGTACGCTTCGCGGGAAAAACCGGTACCGCAGAAAGCGAGCTATATGCGTAAGGATCTGCAGGACTGGGCGCGCTATCAGGGGCTGGAGATCAATTGGCCGGAGGTCTTTCCAGTGAACAGCGTCAAGGCCATGCGCGGCTGCCTCTGGCTCGCCCCTCAGGGCAAGCTGGTGCCGTTCGCCCGGGCTATGTTCCAGAGCTATTGGCGTGACGGCAAGGACATCGCTCAGGACGACCCGTTGATTCCGATTCTGGACCAGCTGGGCGTGGACCGGGATGCCTTCTTCGCCGGCATCAAGGAACCCGGCATCAAGGACCAGCTGCGCGAGAATACGGAGGCCGTCATGCGGCGGGGTGGCTTCGGTTCACCGACGATTTTCGTCGATGGTGATGACATGTACTTCGGCAATGATCGGATGCCGTTGATTCAGGCCGCCATTGAACGGCGACAGGGCCGCTGA